Proteins encoded within one genomic window of Pararhizobium capsulatum DSM 1112:
- the coxB gene encoding cytochrome c oxidase subunit II translates to MKNKAFAVLASVACLLFASNAFADKPVAWQTNFQSAATGIMEEVTWFEHYTLWFIIPVTLFVLALLIAVVVKFREKANPVPSKTSHNTAIEIAWTLGPVVILLFLAIPSFQLLTAQLTPPENPDITLKATGNQWYWSYEYEVGENPLSFDSLLMKEEDRASLGKEDKTEYPRLLAVDNEVVVPVGKTVRVLVTAADVIHAFAMPAFGVKIDAVPGRLNETWFKAEREGLYYGQCSELCGKDHAYMPIAIRVVSEDKYKTWLAAAATNVGEANKALMASIDGAAKTVDVAENAAQ, encoded by the coding sequence GTGAAAAACAAGGCTTTTGCAGTTTTGGCATCCGTTGCCTGTCTGCTTTTTGCTTCCAACGCCTTTGCCGACAAGCCGGTTGCGTGGCAGACCAATTTCCAGTCGGCCGCTACCGGTATTATGGAAGAAGTTACGTGGTTCGAGCATTATACGCTCTGGTTCATCATACCGGTCACGCTTTTCGTCCTGGCACTTCTGATCGCGGTTGTCGTCAAGTTCCGTGAAAAGGCAAATCCGGTCCCGTCCAAGACCAGCCACAACACGGCAATCGAAATCGCCTGGACGCTTGGTCCGGTCGTTATCCTGCTCTTCCTGGCAATTCCCTCGTTCCAGCTTTTGACGGCGCAGCTCACCCCGCCGGAAAATCCTGACATCACGCTCAAGGCAACGGGAAACCAGTGGTACTGGTCCTATGAATACGAAGTCGGCGAAAATCCGCTGTCCTTCGATAGCCTGCTGATGAAGGAAGAAGACCGCGCGTCGCTCGGCAAGGAAGACAAGACCGAATATCCGCGTCTTCTCGCTGTCGACAACGAAGTCGTCGTTCCTGTCGGCAAGACCGTTCGCGTTCTTGTTACCGCTGCCGACGTCATTCACGCCTTCGCCATGCCGGCCTTCGGCGTGAAGATCGACGCCGTTCCGGGCCGTCTCAATGAAACCTGGTTCAAGGCAGAGCGAGAAGGTCTCTACTACGGCCAGTGTTCCGAGCTCTGCGGCAAGGACCATGCCTATATGCCGATTGCCATCCGGGTCGTCAGCGAAGACAAGTACAAGACTTGGCTCGCGGCTGCCGCCACCAATGTTGGTGAGGCGAACAAGGCACTCATGGCTTCCATCGACGGCGCGGCCAAGACCGTAGACGTCGCTGAAAACGCCGCACAGTAA
- a CDS encoding invasion associated locus B family protein has product MGLSLLSRLSVAAIGLAATTFPLTAFAQTQQQPNTPGTVKSNHGAWSIVCDQPAGATAEQCALMQNVIAEDRPEVGLSVVVLKTADRKAKILRVLAPLGVLLPNGLGLNVDGKDIGRAYFVRCFNDGCYAEVVLEDELLKTFRSGATATFIVFQSPEEGIGIPVDLKGFGEGYDALP; this is encoded by the coding sequence ATGGGCCTGTCCCTCCTTTCGCGGCTGTCCGTTGCGGCCATCGGACTTGCTGCAACCACCTTTCCCCTGACGGCGTTCGCCCAGACCCAGCAGCAACCAAACACTCCCGGCACCGTGAAATCCAACCACGGCGCATGGTCGATCGTCTGCGACCAGCCCGCGGGCGCGACGGCCGAACAATGCGCGCTGATGCAGAACGTGATCGCCGAGGATCGGCCGGAAGTCGGGCTTTCGGTGGTGGTTCTGAAGACGGCCGATCGCAAGGCAAAGATTCTGCGCGTGCTGGCGCCGCTCGGCGTTTTGTTGCCGAACGGTCTTGGCCTCAATGTCGATGGCAAGGATATCGGCCGCGCCTATTTCGTGCGCTGCTTCAATGACGGCTGCTACGCCGAAGTCGTGCTGGAAGACGAACTGCTAAAGACCTTCCGCTCGGGCGCGACGGCGACCTTCATCGTCTTCCAGTCGCCGGAAGAGGGCATTGGCATACCGGTGGACCTGAAGGGGTTCGGCGAAGGGTATGATGCGCTGCCGTGA
- a CDS encoding aldo/keto reductase, whose translation MRYRVFGRTGLRVSSLALGTGNFGTGWGYGADRETARQIFDGYRAAGGNFIDTADQYQFGQSETLTGAFIASDRDDIVLATKFSLGDAPTSGLQRTGNSRKAMIQSVEASLRRLNTDRIDLLWVHMPDAVTPIDEIVRGLDDLARSGKILYAGLSDFPAWRVATAATLADLRGWSPISALQVEYSLVERTVERELIPMANAFGLGTVSWSPLGGGLLTGKYRKGETGRAQGLGAVIHGESDARKTATVDAVLAISEETGLPAGQVAIAWVLAKGTTLPIIGPRTKEQLDDNLAALDVRLTEEQIARLDAASAIPLGFPYDIVAGSRGRLAGGKADVMDWPVAAVK comes from the coding sequence ATGCGTTACAGAGTTTTCGGCCGCACCGGCCTTCGCGTTTCATCGCTGGCGCTGGGCACCGGCAATTTCGGCACCGGCTGGGGCTATGGCGCCGACCGCGAGACAGCCAGGCAGATCTTCGACGGCTACCGCGCTGCCGGCGGCAATTTCATCGATACCGCCGACCAGTATCAGTTCGGCCAGTCCGAAACGCTGACAGGTGCGTTCATTGCCAGTGACCGCGACGATATTGTGCTTGCCACCAAATTCTCGCTGGGCGATGCGCCGACGAGCGGCCTGCAGCGCACCGGCAACAGCCGCAAGGCCATGATCCAGTCGGTCGAGGCCAGCCTAAGGCGCCTGAACACGGATCGCATCGATCTGCTCTGGGTCCATATGCCGGATGCCGTCACCCCGATCGATGAGATCGTCCGCGGTCTCGACGATCTCGCCCGTTCCGGCAAGATTCTCTATGCCGGCTTGTCGGATTTCCCCGCCTGGCGCGTCGCAACGGCTGCAACCTTGGCTGACCTGCGCGGCTGGTCGCCGATTTCGGCGCTGCAGGTGGAATACAGCCTTGTCGAGCGCACGGTCGAGCGTGAGCTGATTCCGATGGCCAACGCCTTTGGCCTCGGCACGGTCAGCTGGTCGCCGCTCGGCGGTGGTCTGCTGACCGGCAAGTATCGTAAGGGCGAGACGGGCAGGGCGCAGGGGCTCGGCGCCGTCATCCATGGCGAAAGCGATGCCCGCAAGACGGCGACCGTCGATGCTGTTCTGGCAATATCAGAGGAAACGGGCCTTCCCGCCGGACAGGTTGCCATCGCCTGGGTGCTCGCCAAGGGCACGACCCTGCCGATCATCGGCCCGCGCACGAAGGAACAGCTGGACGACAATCTGGCAGCCCTCGATGTGCGTCTGACCGAAGAGCAGATCGCCCGTCTTGACGCTGCCAGCGCCATTCCGCTCGGCTTCCCCTACGACATTGTCGCCGGCAGCCGCGGTCGTCTCGCTGGTGGCAAGGCGGATGTGATGGATTGGCCGGTGGCTGCGGTGAAGTAG